Proteins from a genomic interval of Coccinella septempunctata chromosome 2, icCocSept1.1, whole genome shotgun sequence:
- the LOC123307796 gene encoding UDP-glycosyltransferase UGT5-like, which yields MRLLIFLISTISAVNCARVLGFFYFPSISHQFVYQSIMKEMSLRGHDVTFVTPNPLNDPSLVNLTEIDVSVAYESFRKYDLSNFGRSSHSVFTIARIMNSFSEEVIKVEMGQKSVQELLQKPNDAFDLILIEPHTPFFFGLQRKFDAPLIAVSSLNVYSYYHHLTGNPTHPVLYPDFLSGKSGRLTTMMEKLDSTFVNIMWMLLSDLVVFPRAELLANKYFGDKGSPIKEIIKNTSLWMLNVNPIFSCGRPNVPNVIEYFNIHLDRTESFSKDLQEVLDNSKEGVVYFSLGTNVRFDHVQGDIKKTILEALGDLPYTVICKWESDRAEGQPKNVHLRKWVSQQAILAHPNVKVFVTQGGLQSSEEAISNAVPLVVIPFLSDQPLNAKILTSKGMAETISPKDLNRTILTETIMKVAKDEKYRNKAKELRDIFLDQPQSGIHNVIWWCEYVIRHKGAKHLRSPAADIPLYEYFMLDVLAVVLIALYLVFKVTKTIIRILMLFLRTTLPTTSEKKKTN from the exons ATGAGGTTGTTAATATTTCTCATTTCAACAATTAGTGCAGTGAACTGTGCAAGGGTTCTAGGATTCTTCTATTTTCCTTCTATAAGCCATCAGTTCGTTTACCAATCAATTATGAAGGAAATGTCTCTACGGGGACATGATGTAACATTTGTTACACCGAATCCTCTGAATGATCCTTCTTTGGTTAACCTGACGGAGATTGATGTTAGTGTTGCTTACGAGTCTTTCCGCAAATATGATTTGTCAAATTTCGGCAGATCATCCCACAGCGTTTTCACAATAGCCAGAATCATGAATTCATTCAGTGAGGAAGTAATAAAAGTAGAAATGGGTCAGAAAAGTGTACAAGAACTCCTGCAAAAACCAAACGACGCTTTCGATTTGATCCTAATAGAACCGCATACACCATTTTTCTTCGGTCTACAGAGGAAATTTGATGCTCCGCTCATAGCTGTCTCTTCCTTGAACGTTTATTCGTATTACCATCACTTGACAGGTAATCCGACACACCCAGTATTATATCCAGACTTTCTTTCTGGGAAAAGTGGACGGCTCACTACCATGATGGAAAAACTTGACAGTACGTTCGTCAACATAATGTGGATGTTATTGAGTGATTTAGTTGTGTTTCCGAGGGCAGAACTGTTGGCGAATAAATATTTTGGTGATAAAGGTTCACCAattaaagaaataataaaaaatacaagTTTATGGATGCTTAACGTCAAtccaattttttcatgtgggAGACCCAATGTTCCCAATGTCatagaatatttcaatattcatcTGGATAGAACTGAGTCTTTTTCGAAG GATCTCCAAGAAGTCCTGGATAATTCGAAGGAAGGAGTGGTATATTTCAGTTTGGGAACAAATGTCAGATTCGATCATGTTCAAGGAGACATAAAGAAGACTATACTGGAAGCTCTTGGTGATCTACCATATACTGTCATATGTAAATGGGAATCCGATAGAGCTGAAGGTCAGCCAAAGAATGTGCACTTGAGAAAGTGGGTTTCGCAACAAGCCATTTTAG CGCATCCAAATGTGAAAGTGTTTGTCACTCAAGGTGGACTCCAATCTTCTGAAGAAGCAATCAGCAATGCAGTTCCCCTTGTTGTCATCCCATTCCTCAGCGATCAACCGTTAAATGCAAAAATTTTAACGTCCAAGGGTATGGCAGAGACGATTTCACCCAAAGATTTAAACAGAACAATCTTGACTGAAACCATTATGAAGGTTGCGAAAGATGAGAA ATATAGGAATAAGGCAAAAGAACTTCGAGATATTTTCTTGGATCAACCACAATCTGGAATACATAATGTAATTTGGTGGTGCGAGTACGTCATCAGACATAAAGGCGCAAAACACTTGAGGAGTCCAGCTGCAGACATACCACTTTACGAATATTTCATGCTAGATGTTCTAGCTGTAGTTCTCATTGCCTTATATTTAGTATTCAAGGTAACGAAGacaataatcagaattttaatgTTATTCCTGAGGACTACCCTTCCAACGACCTCTGAAAAGAAGAAAACAAATTGA